GCCACGAGGTGTCCGGCGCGATGAAACGCCGAGCCGTCCACCCAGTGCGTGGTAAAGCCGAGCGAGTCGAATTGGGCGCGCAGGATGTCGCCGACGTTGCGCACGCCGGCGTGGTTGGTGGTGCCGCTGTTGATGTCGACGAGCCGGATGAGCAGGGCGAGCGCGTCGTCGTTGTGCGCGTCGATCGACGTTACGATTCTGCTTTCGACACCGGTACGCCGACCCGGCGTGCTTGTTTGGGCGGCCGCGGTTGGGCCGATCGCTGAGGCAATGAGCAGCGTCGCGGCGGCGAGAGGCGCCACGAGCGCGGGACAATGAAATCGCATGGAGGTAAGGTACACACTTCTCAGCGGCTTTTCTTCGCGATGGCTGCGAGCACAACCCGCGATCGTCTCACTTGGCGGCGACCACTGCGCTGGTCCGCGACGCAGTGCACGCAGACGTGCGATACATCGGATACCGCGCACTCAAGAACGGGCAGATGTCGCTATAAATGATGTCGCCGACGCGCTGGGCGCCCGCATTCGTATAATGGACGTAATCATAGAAGTAGCGGGAGCTTTTCGGCATCTGCCGCGCCAGATCCACCACGAGAACGCTGTCTTCTTCACCGACTCGTCGCACGACGTCGTTGTAGAGCTCCATCACGTCCCACATCTCGGCGCCGTTCCCTTTGCCCCAGCGGACGGTGGCGAGATCGACGCCGGTTACGTCATCGGTGACCGGGCCGATTAAGAGCGGTTGCGTCACGAGAATGGGTTCGATGCCGTTGGCGCGCGACCGTTGTACCAGCGCGCGAACGCGCGCGTCGTACGCGGGGATGTAGCGCGCGCGGTTCTGCGCGAGCAGCATCATGCGCTCCGCGGTGCGCATCGGCTCGTGCTCCGAGCGATGCAGATCGACTTGCAGGTTTTTCATGCTCCAACCCTGCCCTTGCACGAGGCCGCTGCGGCGCGCTTCGATGGACCGATATGCATTGACGCCTAACGCAAGCAGCTCGCTGTGCTCCACAAGGCGGCGGGCGAACCGGCGCACACTGTATCGCCGGTACAGTGTGGTATCCTCGGCGGTCGGCGCGTCGTGGCCGATGTCGTTGACGCCGATGAGAAAGACCGCCACCTTCGGTTTGGCGCGCATGTGCACGATGCTGTCGAGCAACACGAGGTGGCCGAACGTCGACTGTCCATCGAGCCCCGCGTCGTCCACCCACACCGGGCGAAAGGTCTGCGCCAGGTCGCGGCCGAGGACGTCGGTCCAGGTGTGGCCGTCGGAGAGATAGAAGCACTCAGTCGTGCTGCCGCCAATCGTCATGATAGTGAGGATGGACGATGGCGTCGCCGGTGGCTCCGGCCCTCGAAAGCCGAGCGAATTCGTCGTGTGAATGATCGTCGGGTCGAGCTTGTCGTCGTCGAGATTCTTGATGATGTAGCGCTGATTCACCGGCAGCGCGATCGCGTACCCCTTCACACGCGACTCGAAGGGGTTGTACACGCGCAGCATCAGCTCGCCGCCGGCGAGGGCCAGCACCAGGCCGAAACAGGCGAGGCCGGCATATTGCAGCGTCGCGACGAGCCAGCGCGTTAGGCGCATGCTGTCAGGCTCAGAACAGCGTGTAGATGAACGGGGACAGCGCGCTGCCGTGCGCCAGCACCATGAGAATACTCAACAACACGAGCATGATCACGAGCGGCATGAGCCACCACTTCTTGCGCACGCGCAAGAACAACCACAGGTCCCCGAGCATTCTCGTCCTCGACATCACGCACCTCCACGACTCAGTTGGAACGACGCTGCGGTCAGAACGGCCGCAGGTGCCGGTCGGGCACGTCGATGCGCTCGTGCGGCTTCCAGTACGTGCGCTGGGTTCCCGGCGCCCAGGCGCGCTCGAGCGTGTCCTTGCCGGTTAGGCGAGCGAACAGGCCGAAGAGCGGAAGCACCAGGAGATAGAGCACGGACAGAAGAAGCGACGTCGTGACGATGCCGAGGCCGGTGGCGAACGCCATCCACGGCTTGTAGAGTGGCAAGAGCACCGGCGGCGCAACGGCGCCCAACAGCATGAGCGCGGCTCCAGCGATCCAGGCATACCCGTGCGCATGCCACGCGGGATGCCGCCAGAGCACGATGCCGCCCACGACTACCAGGGCGCCGCCGACGGCGACGCCGAACTCGCGCAACTGCTTTCGCGTTGGAGTCTTTGGCCAGAGCGATTCCATAATCAGTCCAGGGTAAACTGCGAGCGCCAATCACCGGCATCCTCGAACCTCGGCTGGTCGCGCTTGAGCAACACGCAATCCTCGAGGACGAGCGCATCGATGCCCGTCCGCTGAAAGCACGTATACGCATCGGCGGGACTCTCGACGATCGGTTCGCCGCGCACGTTGAAGCTGGTATTGATCAGCACGCCGACATCGGTTAGGCACTTGAATTCTCGCAAGAGCCGGTGATACCGCGGATGATCGACGGCGTCGACGGTCTGGATGCGCGCCGAGTAGTCGATGTGCGTCACCGCGGGGATGGCGCTGCGGGGCACGTTGAGCTTGTCGATGCCGAACAGGCCGCGCTGTTCGTCGGTCATCACGGTGCACTTGTCCGGCCGCACGTTGGCGACCAGCAGCATGTACGGCGAATCGGCGTCGAGGTCGAACCAATCGGCCACGTCTTCGCGCAGGCACGATGGGGCGAACGGTCGGAATGACTCGCGGAACTTGATCTTGAGATTCATCACCGATTGCATCGTCTGGCTGCGCGCGTCGCCCAGGATCGATCGCGCGCCTAACGCGCGGGGGCCGAATTCCATGCGTCCGGAGAACCAGCCGACCACGGACCCGTTCGCGAGCAGGCGTGCGACGTACGGCAGCAGTTCCTCGTCGGGCATGCGCGTGTACGGCGCCTTGCGCTCGTCGAGGAAGCGGCGAATCGTGTCGCCATCGTAGCGCGGGCCGAGATAACTCCCGCGCTGATGATCCCGCCCATCCCCGCGCTCGAGCCGCGGCTGCCGCTCGACTTGATACCACGCGTAGAGCGCGGCGCCCAATGCCCCGCCCGCATCGCCCGCAGCCGGCTGAATCCAGATTTGATCGAAGACGCCTTCTTTGTGAATCTTGCCGTTCGCCACACAGTTGAGCGCGACGCCGCCCGCGAGGCAGAGGTTCCGCTCGCCGGTTTCATGGCGCACGTGCTTCGCCATGCGCATCATGACCAGCTCGGTCACATCCTGAATCGACCGGGCGAGATCCATCTCGCGCTGCGTGAGGTGTGTCTCGGGTTTGCGCGGCGGACCGCCGAACAACTCGTCGAATGCGCCGTT
This genomic stretch from Gemmatimonadaceae bacterium harbors:
- a CDS encoding SGNH/GDSL hydrolase family protein; translated protein: MRLTRWLVATLQYAGLACFGLVLALAGGELMLRVYNPFESRVKGYAIALPVNQRYIIKNLDDDKLDPTIIHTTNSLGFRGPEPPATPSSILTIMTIGGSTTECFYLSDGHTWTDVLGRDLAQTFRPVWVDDAGLDGQSTFGHLVLLDSIVHMRAKPKVAVFLIGVNDIGHDAPTAEDTTLYRRYSVRRFARRLVEHSELLALGVNAYRSIEARRSGLVQGQGWSMKNLQVDLHRSEHEPMRTAERMMLLAQNRARYIPAYDARVRALVQRSRANGIEPILVTQPLLIGPVTDDVTGVDLATVRWGKGNGAEMWDVMELYNDVVRRVGEEDSVLVVDLARQMPKSSRYFYDYVHYTNAGAQRVGDIIYSDICPFLSARYPMYRTSACTASRTSAVVAAK
- a CDS encoding DUF5989 family protein; this encodes MLGDLWLFLRVRKKWWLMPLVIMLVLLSILMVLAHGSALSPFIYTLF
- a CDS encoding SxtJ family membrane protein, with translation MESLWPKTPTRKQLREFGVAVGGALVVVGGIVLWRHPAWHAHGYAWIAGAALMLLGAVAPPVLLPLYKPWMAFATGLGIVTTSLLLSVLYLLVLPLFGLFARLTGKDTLERAWAPGTQRTYWKPHERIDVPDRHLRPF
- a CDS encoding carbamoyltransferase, whose amino-acid sequence is MKILGISAFYHDSAAALVDNGTIVAAAQEERFTRVKGDHRFPAHATRYCLAEAGITARDLDSVAFYDKPFLKFERLLETYIWYAPRGVRSFLKAMPLWLKEKLWMERTIRSELGFEGPVCYPEHHESHAASAFFPSPFGSAAIITIDGVGEWCTTSWGVGSGNRIELREEMRFPHSLGLLYSAFTYYTGFKVNSGEYKVMGLAPYGEPKYVDRILEHLIDLRDDGSFKMNMKYFAYPAGLTMTNGAFDELFGGPPRKPETHLTQREMDLARSIQDVTELVMMRMAKHVRHETGERNLCLAGGVALNCVANGKIHKEGVFDQIWIQPAAGDAGGALGAALYAWYQVERQPRLERGDGRDHQRGSYLGPRYDGDTIRRFLDERKAPYTRMPDEELLPYVARLLANGSVVGWFSGRMEFGPRALGARSILGDARSQTMQSVMNLKIKFRESFRPFAPSCLREDVADWFDLDADSPYMLLVANVRPDKCTVMTDEQRGLFGIDKLNVPRSAIPAVTHIDYSARIQTVDAVDHPRYHRLLREFKCLTDVGVLINTSFNVRGEPIVESPADAYTCFQRTGIDALVLEDCVLLKRDQPRFEDAGDWRSQFTLD